Genomic segment of Desulfobacterales bacterium:
AAAGTGGACACGGTCAAGCGCAAAGTTTCACTTTCTGTTTTTCATATTCAGCCGGGCAGAGATATCCTAATGTTGAGTGCCTTCTCTGCCGATTGTAGAACACCTCAATATATTCAAAAATGGAATGCAAGGTGTCCTGATGACCTTCGTAGCGTTCATGATAAACCAGCTCGGTTTTCATAATCCCGAAAAACGACTCGGCCACGGCATTGTCCCAGCAGTCTCCCTTGCGGGACATGCTTTGGA
This window contains:
- a CDS encoding IS3 family transposase, with amino-acid sequence QSMSRKGDCWDNAVAESFFGIMKTELVYHERYEGHQDTLHSIFEYIEVFYNRQRRHSTLGYLCPAEYEKQKVKLCA